A region of Camelina sativa cultivar DH55 unplaced genomic scaffold, Cs unpScaffold00430, whole genome shotgun sequence DNA encodes the following proteins:
- the LOC104773054 gene encoding uncharacterized protein LOC104773054: MEKYKALFEKQMQELELRMPLMDAFTLIPPYQKFLKDAVMEQIKQVQGMVILNHECSAIIQRTVAPKKLSDPRSFTLTCSIGPLMFGRCLCDLGASVSLMPLTVAKRLGFEKFKPTDIQLLLGDRTTRLPSGVLEDLPVKVVSVDVPTDFVVLEMDVEPRDPLILGRPFLATA; encoded by the coding sequence ATGGAGAAGTACAAGGCATTGTTCGAGAAACAAATGCAAGAACTCGAACTTCGCATGCCACTAATGGACGCTTTCACCTTGATACCTCCTTACCAGAAATTTCTGAAGGATGCAGTGATGGAGCAAATCAAGCAAGTACAAGGGATGGTCATACTCAATCATGAGTGCAGCGCCATAATCCAGAGGACTGTTGCACCTAAGAAACTGAGTGACCCGAGATCGTTTACTTTAACTTGCTCGATCGGACCATTGATGTTCGGAAGATGTCTTTGCGATTTGGGGGCATCAGTCAGCCTGATGCCACTAACTGTAGCCAAACGTCTCGgattcgagaaattcaagccTACCGACATCCAACTACTTCTGGGAGATCGAACTACGAGGTTGCCAAGCGGAGTTTTGGAAGATTTGCCGGTCAAAGTAGTGTCAGTAGACGTACCAACCGACTTCGTGGTTTTGGAAATGGATGTGGAGCCAAGGGATCCGCTTATATTAGGacgaccattcttagccaccgCATGA